Proteins encoded within one genomic window of Pedobacter africanus:
- a CDS encoding type IV toxin-antitoxin system AbiEi family antitoxin domain-containing protein — protein MDFKYLAKYYNNAPLTRSIMLDMLKDYRRPNDKISELIKSGDLLPLKKGLYVPGIKADLAGPELFLIANHLWGPSYVSLEAALSYWGLIPERVYEISSITMKLSKKYKTPKGRFSYRFVPSPYYSFGIISIELSPEQVAIVATPEKALCDKIVTTAGLVLRSSTQTLNFLLEDLRIDEESLRKLNIKELSSWIEDAPKKESLRMLVKTLEKL, from the coding sequence ATGGATTTTAAATATTTAGCCAAATACTATAACAATGCCCCACTGACCCGCTCCATCATGCTGGACATGCTTAAGGATTATAGAAGACCTAATGATAAAATCAGTGAATTGATAAAGAGCGGTGATCTGTTGCCATTAAAAAAGGGGCTTTATGTTCCTGGCATAAAAGCTGATTTAGCAGGTCCGGAGCTTTTTCTGATCGCAAATCACTTATGGGGTCCAAGCTATGTGTCACTTGAAGCGGCTTTGTCTTACTGGGGATTAATTCCTGAACGGGTTTATGAAATCAGCTCCATTACGATGAAGCTTTCAAAAAAATATAAAACACCAAAGGGCAGGTTCAGCTATCGCTTTGTGCCTTCGCCATATTACAGTTTCGGAATTATAAGTATAGAATTATCGCCTGAACAGGTTGCCATTGTAGCAACACCCGAAAAAGCACTGTGTGATAAGATAGTCACTACGGCCGGACTTGTGTTAAGGAGTTCCACCCAAACGCTTAATTTTCTGCTGGAAGATCTTCGGATAGACGAGGAATCGCTTCGAAAGCTTAATATTAAGGAACTGTCTTCCTGGATTGAGGATGCTCCAAAAAAGGAGAGTTTAAGAATGCTTGTTAAAACACTTGAAAAACTATGA
- a CDS encoding nucleotidyl transferase AbiEii/AbiGii toxin family protein: MIKEWIAEYNPKNTDDVLSALREIMQEVALAGLSRTDFFEKAAFYGGTALRIFYGLDRFSEDLDFSLLEADPNFSLEPYFDDIVTEFESIGMRVSIREKEKKEKTNIDSAFLKSETEWKELILEDIVKQAGIKSTNRSMKIKIEVDRNPPLGFTTEMKLLTRPFSFYVKCFDRPSLFAGKMHALLFRKWQNRVKGRDWYDLEWYIKKGIPLDLHHFMLRAKDTGNWSKDKLIPEDVLVLLREKFKSVSFDNVKEDVLPFIKDDAALEIWNEQYFNDLADKLRFQ; the protein is encoded by the coding sequence ATGATTAAAGAATGGATAGCTGAATATAATCCCAAAAATACAGATGATGTACTTTCGGCTTTAAGAGAAATTATGCAGGAAGTTGCATTAGCAGGCCTATCAAGGACAGACTTCTTCGAAAAAGCAGCCTTTTATGGTGGCACTGCCCTGCGTATATTTTATGGCCTGGACCGATTCTCTGAAGACCTGGATTTTTCGCTACTGGAGGCCGATCCTAATTTCTCCCTTGAGCCTTATTTCGATGATATTGTAACGGAATTTGAATCCATTGGTATGAGAGTGAGCATCCGGGAAAAGGAGAAAAAGGAAAAAACAAATATCGATTCGGCTTTCCTGAAATCAGAAACTGAATGGAAGGAACTGATACTAGAGGATATTGTAAAACAGGCAGGTATAAAATCTACGAACAGGTCTATGAAAATTAAGATCGAGGTAGACCGTAACCCGCCTCTTGGGTTCACAACAGAAATGAAACTTTTAACACGTCCTTTTTCCTTTTATGTAAAATGTTTTGACAGGCCAAGTTTGTTTGCAGGTAAAATGCATGCGCTGCTCTTCCGAAAATGGCAAAACCGGGTTAAAGGAAGGGATTGGTATGACCTGGAATGGTACATAAAAAAAGGGATTCCACTTGACTTGCACCATTTTATGCTAAGGGCAAAAGATACCGGCAACTGGAGCAAAGATAAACTGATCCCGGAGGATGTACTGGTATTGCTTCGCGAGAAATTTAAGTCAGTCTCATTTGACAATGTAAAAGAAGATGTTTTGCCATTCATAAAAGATGATGCTGCACTTGAAATCTGGAATGAGCAGTACTTTAATGACCTGGCAGATAAATTAAGATTTCAGTAG
- a CDS encoding DUF1016 N-terminal domain-containing protein — translation MTLNTTILSDIKTTIHSAREKAGHAVEAEQVLMYWRIGQRIFLEEQKSEGHAESLIKMLSEQLQPEFGSGYSISQINLYLQFYRCFPIVHVLPAQLSWDHYKLLLGVEDQSGRDFYIVEAVKNNWSAGQLERKIAGKLFEHMSAITKEEYSIEQIMEQHEKQVPGISEEFIARLSAENPIFKKVFERLNYDNATEEERELYHSDLKAKSDWNAGIRYAEKKGKLEEKLEIAQKMKDKGLSLDEIKELTRFPIEEIEKF, via the coding sequence ATGACCTTAAACACTACTATCCTGTCGGACATTAAAACAACTATCCATTCTGCACGTGAAAAGGCTGGCCATGCTGTGGAGGCTGAACAAGTACTCATGTACTGGCGAATTGGTCAGCGTATCTTTTTGGAAGAACAAAAAAGCGAAGGCCATGCCGAGTCTCTCATTAAAATGCTTTCTGAACAATTGCAACCAGAGTTTGGAAGCGGGTATTCCATCAGTCAGATCAATCTTTATCTCCAGTTTTATAGATGCTTTCCAATTGTGCATGTGCTGCCTGCACAATTAAGTTGGGACCATTATAAGCTGCTATTAGGTGTTGAGGATCAGTCAGGTAGAGATTTCTACATTGTAGAAGCAGTCAAAAATAATTGGTCTGCTGGACAGTTGGAGCGAAAAATCGCCGGCAAGCTGTTCGAACATATGAGTGCAATAACTAAAGAAGAGTATTCAATTGAGCAAATTATGGAGCAACACGAAAAACAGGTGCCGGGAATTAGCGAAGAATTTATAGCAAGGCTATCTGCCGAGAATCCCATATTTAAAAAAGTATTTGAACGTCTAAACTATGATAATGCAACTGAGGAAGAACGTGAGTTGTACCATTCAGACTTAAAAGCGAAATCTGACTGGAATGCGGGTATTCGTTATGCCGAGAAAAAAGGTAAACTTGAAGAAAAACTCGAGATAGCCCAAAAAATGAAAGACAAAGGACTGTCTCTTGATGAGATTAAAGAGCTTACCAGGTTTCCTATAGAAGAAATAGAAAAGTTTTAA
- a CDS encoding SDR family oxidoreductase: MRILLTGATGYIAQRLLPILLENGHQVICCVRDKNRFDKSKYAGFDLEVIEVDFLNKNSFDHIPAAIDAAYYLMHSMSATKGDFSEAELSTANNFKSIIERTSTKQVVFLSGIVNSAHLSKHLNSRLSVEEALQSDKYALTTLRAGIIVGSGSASFEIIRDLVEKLPVMIAPKWLNTRCQPIGIRDVLHFLEGVLMQDYAFNKAYDIGGPEVITYKAMLLRFAKVRGLKRWIFTVPVMTPKLSSYWLYFVTSVSYPLAGSLVESMKVDVVAKPNDLQERLNIKPVSYEQSIELAFDKIEQNQVISSWRDAMNGYVYPDRFKKLIEVPQEGCFKDVRSMRVDDPERVLNNVWAIGGTTGWYYANWLWGVRGFLDKLSGGVGLQRGRTNSNVLSTGSVIDFWRVILADKKDRRLLLYAEMKLPGEAWLEFKIDKENRFIQTATFRPLGLTGRLYWYAVLPFHAFIFKGMIKNIVGHHASS; this comes from the coding sequence ATGAGGATATTGTTAACAGGTGCTACTGGTTATATTGCTCAGCGGTTGCTCCCTATTTTGCTTGAAAATGGGCACCAGGTGATTTGTTGCGTTCGGGATAAAAACCGATTTGATAAAAGTAAATATGCAGGGTTTGATTTAGAGGTTATTGAGGTAGATTTCCTGAATAAGAACAGTTTTGACCATATACCTGCAGCTATTGATGCAGCCTATTACCTTATGCATTCTATGTCGGCAACAAAGGGTGATTTCTCCGAGGCTGAGTTGTCTACAGCAAATAATTTCAAAAGCATCATAGAACGCACATCTACAAAACAGGTTGTCTTTTTAAGTGGAATTGTGAATAGTGCGCATTTGTCGAAGCATTTAAATTCTCGTCTGAGTGTTGAGGAGGCCTTGCAATCGGATAAGTATGCCTTAACTACTTTACGAGCGGGGATTATTGTGGGTTCTGGAAGTGCGAGTTTTGAAATTATCAGGGATCTTGTAGAGAAACTGCCTGTAATGATTGCACCTAAATGGCTCAATACCCGGTGTCAGCCCATTGGTATTCGCGATGTACTTCACTTTCTTGAAGGTGTGCTGATGCAGGATTATGCTTTCAATAAAGCATATGATATCGGTGGGCCTGAGGTGATTACTTACAAAGCGATGCTTTTGCGTTTTGCTAAAGTGAGGGGACTGAAGCGATGGATTTTTACTGTACCGGTAATGACTCCAAAGCTTTCTTCCTATTGGCTATATTTTGTGACCTCAGTTTCTTATCCTTTGGCCGGCAGTTTGGTCGAAAGTATGAAGGTTGATGTGGTGGCAAAGCCAAACGATCTACAAGAAAGATTAAATATTAAGCCGGTTAGCTATGAGCAATCTATTGAATTGGCTTTTGATAAAATAGAACAAAACCAGGTCATATCAAGCTGGCGGGATGCGATGAATGGATATGTTTATCCTGATCGGTTTAAAAAACTCATTGAAGTTCCTCAGGAAGGCTGTTTTAAAGATGTTCGATCAATGCGGGTAGATGATCCGGAGCGTGTATTGAACAATGTTTGGGCCATAGGCGGGACAACCGGCTGGTATTATGCAAATTGGCTTTGGGGAGTTCGGGGCTTTCTGGATAAGTTATCTGGTGGAGTAGGATTGCAAAGGGGAAGAACAAATTCCAATGTCCTGTCAACCGGAAGTGTAATTGATTTCTGGAGAGTAATTCTTGCCGATAAAAAAGATAGGCGGTTACTGTTGTATGCAGAAATGAAATTACCTGGTGAAGCCTGGCTGGAATTTAAAATAGATAAGGAAAACAGGTTTATACAAACAGCTACTTTTCGACCTTTAGGTCTGACCGGAAGGTTATATTGGTACGCGGTTTTGCCTTTTCATGCTTTTATTTTTAAAGGAATGATAAAGAATATTGTTGGCCATCATGCCTCCTCTTGA
- a CDS encoding helix-turn-helix transcriptional regulator has translation MPVNRNALIRYRTIDQCLQNRYKKWTLDDLIEACSDAIYEYQGIDTGVSRRTVQADIEMMRSNKLGYEAPIIVTDKKYYTYSDKNYSITNSPLNQQDMQVLSEVSGLLKQFKGFNHFADLNEMVSKLEDKIYTQKTHSAPVIDFERNDNLKGLEYIEVIRKAIVAKKTICITYRSFKARQESTFCFSGYLLKEYRNRWFVLGVQHKRAARNLYNLALDRIQAITDHEEPYHENTTLNLATYYDNCIGVTKSPEQRDCEVVFWIDKENAPYVVTKPLHHTQTLLTEDETGKIFSIRVVLNFELERELLGFGAKMKVLGPRILVKQLKQQLQKTIDRYTHPCE, from the coding sequence ATGCCTGTTAACAGAAATGCCCTCATCCGCTACCGCACTATAGACCAGTGCCTGCAAAACCGTTACAAGAAATGGACCCTCGACGATCTGATTGAGGCATGCAGCGATGCCATCTATGAATACCAGGGCATCGACACCGGGGTAAGCCGAAGGACCGTGCAGGCCGATATAGAAATGATGCGCAGCAATAAGCTGGGCTATGAGGCACCGATCATTGTAACCGATAAAAAATATTACACCTATAGTGATAAAAACTATAGCATAACCAACAGTCCGCTGAACCAGCAGGATATGCAGGTGCTGAGCGAAGTATCGGGCCTGCTGAAGCAGTTCAAAGGCTTTAATCACTTTGCAGACCTCAATGAAATGGTGAGCAAGCTGGAAGACAAGATCTACACGCAAAAAACGCACAGTGCCCCGGTCATCGATTTCGAAAGGAACGACAACCTGAAAGGGCTGGAGTATATTGAAGTGATCCGCAAAGCCATTGTCGCGAAAAAAACGATCTGCATTACCTACCGCTCATTTAAAGCCCGGCAGGAGAGTACCTTTTGTTTCAGCGGCTACCTGCTTAAAGAATACCGCAACCGCTGGTTTGTACTGGGCGTACAGCATAAGCGGGCGGCAAGGAACCTGTATAACCTGGCACTGGACAGGATTCAGGCCATAACCGATCATGAGGAGCCTTATCATGAAAATACCACGCTTAACCTGGCTACCTATTACGACAACTGCATCGGGGTAACCAAATCTCCTGAACAACGGGATTGCGAAGTGGTTTTTTGGATAGATAAGGAAAATGCGCCTTATGTGGTTACCAAGCCCCTGCACCATACGCAAACCTTGTTAACCGAAGACGAAACCGGTAAAATATTCAGCATAAGGGTAGTGCTGAATTTTGAGCTGGAGCGGGAGCTGCTGGGCTTTGGCGCTAAAATGAAAGTGCTGGGCCCAAGGATTTTGGTAAAGCAGCTGAAACAGCAATTGCAAAAGACGATTGATCGGTATACCCATCCTTGCGAGTAG
- a CDS encoding RtcB family protein, with amino-acid sequence MKNEKISNNELRALGVESVELLIKFSRVANGLLKHEVMPKAEILANIAALIDDPMPYALKKGGKFKNLAEEVIALRKEGKFVKQERSNFKLKEEIADFPVWGLEQIEVGALAQMRTAVQLPIAVAGALMPDAHQGYGLPIGGVLATTANTIIPFAVGVDIACRMCLSIFDLPAAAIDTEADKLKNILVDHTYFGIGCTTKSYFDSSLFDSAAWNETKVIRNLKDKAYAQLGTSGTGNHFVEWGELTIAEGALTGIPAGSYLALLSHSGSRGFGGAVADHYSRIAMTKTKLPAEAKHLAWLDLDKDEGQEYWIAMNLAGEYASANHHEIHNKIARALGVNPMTRIENHHNFAWKEQLADGTEVMVHRKGATPAGEGVLGIIPGSMSTPGFLVRGKGNTSSINSASHGAGRLMSRSAAFKTLDRKQIAANLVDKRITLMGSDVDEAPMAYKDIHAVMAAQNDLVEVLAKFEPRIVRMADAREKPED; translated from the coding sequence ATGAAAAACGAGAAAATCAGCAACAACGAATTAAGGGCTTTGGGTGTCGAATCAGTAGAGCTCCTCATCAAGTTCAGCCGCGTAGCCAATGGTTTATTGAAACATGAGGTAATGCCTAAGGCTGAAATCCTGGCCAATATCGCAGCGCTGATCGATGACCCGATGCCTTATGCTTTGAAAAAAGGCGGCAAGTTTAAAAACCTGGCCGAAGAGGTGATCGCCCTGCGGAAGGAAGGAAAATTTGTAAAACAAGAGCGCAGCAATTTTAAGCTGAAAGAAGAAATAGCAGACTTTCCGGTGTGGGGATTGGAACAGATTGAAGTGGGCGCACTGGCACAGATGCGTACTGCCGTACAATTGCCCATTGCTGTTGCAGGTGCCTTGATGCCCGATGCGCACCAGGGTTACGGTTTGCCGATTGGCGGGGTACTGGCTACTACAGCAAACACCATCATTCCGTTTGCGGTTGGGGTAGATATTGCCTGCAGAATGTGCCTGAGCATATTTGACCTGCCTGCAGCAGCCATCGATACTGAAGCTGATAAATTAAAAAATATACTGGTAGACCACACCTATTTTGGTATAGGCTGCACCACAAAATCATACTTTGACAGCTCGCTGTTCGATAGTGCGGCCTGGAACGAAACCAAGGTGATCCGTAACCTGAAAGACAAGGCTTATGCCCAGCTGGGTACCAGTGGAACGGGCAACCATTTTGTGGAGTGGGGCGAATTGACCATTGCTGAGGGTGCTTTAACAGGCATTCCGGCTGGAAGCTACCTGGCCCTGCTGTCGCACTCCGGTTCACGTGGATTTGGCGGAGCGGTAGCAGACCACTATAGCAGGATAGCGATGACCAAAACAAAACTGCCCGCAGAGGCCAAGCACCTGGCCTGGCTGGACCTGGATAAAGATGAAGGGCAGGAATACTGGATTGCCATGAACCTTGCCGGTGAATATGCAAGTGCAAACCACCACGAGATCCACAACAAGATAGCCCGTGCTTTGGGTGTTAACCCGATGACCAGGATAGAGAACCACCATAACTTTGCCTGGAAAGAGCAGCTGGCCGACGGTACGGAGGTGATGGTTCACCGTAAAGGTGCTACCCCTGCTGGCGAAGGTGTTTTGGGGATCATTCCTGGAAGCATGAGTACACCGGGCTTCCTGGTGCGCGGCAAAGGCAATACCAGCAGCATCAATTCGGCCAGCCATGGTGCAGGCCGCCTGATGAGCAGAAGTGCGGCTTTTAAAACGCTGGACAGAAAGCAGATTGCTGCTAACCTGGTAGATAAGCGGATTACCCTGATGGGTAGTGATGTGGATGAAGCGCCAATGGCCTATAAAGATATACATGCGGTTATGGCCGCACAAAATGACCTGGTTGAGGTACTTGCGAAATTTGAGCCGCGTATTGTAAGAATGGCGGATGCAAGAGAAAAACCAGAAGATTAA